From Triticum aestivum cultivar Chinese Spring chromosome 4A, IWGSC CS RefSeq v2.1, whole genome shotgun sequence, a single genomic window includes:
- the LOC123086842 gene encoding LOB domain-containing protein 39: MSCNGCRVLRKGCSDACVLRPSIEWIDGAQPQANATVFVAKFFGRAGLVASLAAVPLHHRPALFRSLLYEACGRTINPVSGAIGLMWTSNWDLCQAAAEAVLRGDSLRSLSAVPAAFTERDMAGLYGNVGTNTGSSSSLHSSPDNSTSAPARKRSKNSPGCGAVGGQQQVKLPGPGPVLQSCELDLCLTPLSSPLAGGRRGGASDEYSTTTCCEEASGDAAEAGAPPLLNLFN; the protein is encoded by the exons ATGAGCTGCAACGGGTGCCGCGTGCTGCGCAAGGGGTGCAGCGACGCCTGCGTGCTGCGGCCCAGCATCGAGTGGATCGACGGCGCCCAGCCGCAGGCCAACGCCACCGTCTTCGTCGCCAAGTTCTTCGGCCGCGCCGGCCTCGTCGCCTCCCTCGCCGCCGTCCCGCTCCACCACCGCCCAG CCTTGTTCCGGTCGCTTCTGTACGAGGCGTGTGGGCGGACGATCAACCCGGTGAGCGGCGCCATCGGGCTCATGTGGACCAGCAACTGGGACCTCTGCCAGGCCGCCGCCGAGGCCGTGCTGCGCGGCGACTCCCTGCGCTCGCTCTCCGCCGTGCCCGCCGCCTTCACGGAGCGCGACATGGCCGGCCTCTACGGCAACGTCGGCACCAACACCGGCAGCTCCTCCTCCCTCCACTCCTCGCCGGACAACTCCACGTCCGCGCCCGCCAGGAAGCGGAGCAAGAACAGCCCCGGCTGCGGCGCCGTAGGAGGGCAGCAGCAGGTGAAGCTGCCGGGGCCGGGGCCGGTGCTGCAGTCGTGCGAGCTGGACCTCTGCCTGACGCCCTTGTCGTCGCCGCTGGCCggcgggaggcgaggcggcgcgtcGGACGAGTACTCCACCACGACGTGCTGCGAGGAAGCCAGCGGCGACGCGGCGGAGGCCGGGGCGCCCCCGCTGCTGAACCTCTTCAACTGA